The sequence TGTTCTCCTCAGTTGGagtcttttcttcttctacagcCTCCTTTCTCATCTGATCCTCATCATAGGTcatctattttaaaaatgatttttagaACTGCCACACAAAATTACAATCCATATAAATGAGAAATATGTTAAGTGAACTTTGTTCAACCTCTTCTTCTACAGCCTCCTGATCCATTTGTATCCCATCATGGACcatctgaaaaaaagaaaacagaaaaatcaatcTTTAGAGTTACAGTATGAGATTACaaagtatataaatataaaatgttgaGAAATTTTAATGAACTTTGGTAAACCTCAATGCTACTGAACTAAACTAAATTTGTTAATGCAAGATAGTTTTTTATGCAAATGCAAGATTATTATCTATACAAACTGtttctctaatttctttttttgattcttgcagtttttgttgtttcttacatgttggtttATTGGATCTTTTTCTCCCAAATCCTGCATTTCCACGACTTCATGTGACATCAGCATCTctgcttcagtttcacagcagttcttctcttctttttcagttttgtccAAGGTTCTCTTGGTTTCTGTGCAAAATGAAAGCAGGAGAATCACAGTATGAAAGACTTTTAATCAACTTTAGAATAGTTTTGATCTGTATGTCTCAAATAATTCTTTTTATTAATGAACTTTCAGAATAAATTGATATTTACAATGAAATGTTAATTCATTTGAGACTTACTGGTTCTGTTTTTTCTCCACAGGAAAAAGCCAGAtgctaaaatcaacatgatGCAAACAACcaaactaacagacaaaccaacaatGATGGGAACAGCTGAACTATATGGGATTATGAAGAAATCATCTGAAATGATAAAACACAGAATTACAAGACATTTCAATAAAGTTTGGGGTTTTGAAGATGATCACATCATGCAGTACATTTCAAGCCAAGTTTACCTGGAACATGGATCCATGTGTCTCTGGTCTGGTTGATGTTGTTCTGCTGGACTCTGCAGGTGAACTTGTTTCCATGTTTCTTCTCCACAGTCACTCTGCTGCTGACAGTATAGAGGTCATCAGGACCTCTGACTGTCTCTGTAGGTCCAGCAGAGAGGAGGTTTCCCTCAGCGTCCAGCCACAACACCTCAGGTTCTGGATACCAGCCTGCAGACTCACACTGTAACACAACTCCTCCTGTGTGTCCATTGATTCCTGCTAAACTGATCACAGGTGGAGAAGCAGCACCTGATCATGGACAGaaggaaacatgaaaacaggGCTGTCAAGATCATACAGAATGaagcattaaattaataaaagttCAAAGCTACAGTATCCTACAGATAATGTTCAATATCAGTTGAATATCAAAAGATTCAAAACTGCATCTTCTCTCAATAGTtgcaacatttttcagttaaaCCATCTAGTATTTGCTCTTATGTTCAATCAAAACCAAATACTTGAGAAAGACTATAACTCAGGCCTCGAAGTagaaaattaattaaacaaaagTGAATCCACCTGTGATCATTGAAATTAACGGAATTCGTCTGTGATTTCCAGTCAGACTAACTGCATGATCTTGGTTAAAAACTGAACTTTCTCAGTTCTGGACCTAAGGGCTGAGTCTatgtcttcatcatggctccacatggaaaagaattgaaAAGAGGAAGTGAAAAATCTTACAGTTAGTGTTCACAAAGATGTAAAAGGATTCAGAGAGATCAACTAAAAATCAGAAGAAACAGTGACAACAGTAAGCAGGAGATATAGAAAGAGCCATTGTACCACGAATCAGAGCtccaaaaatgactccacagacagtgaactactttcacaatgtgactgtgaaaaacagacaacagctgCTTCAGTCTTGGCATGAGGGTTATCAATGGAAGTCAGAGTTtatgtgaagctcagacagtgtgaaggacatcGAACTTTATAGACGGAGGACATAAAAAAGAGCTGTCCTTGCTTCTTTGGtgcaaaattgcaaaataaagcaaaaaaaaccataGCTTGACACATCTTTTGGTCAGATAAATTTGGTGGGCTTAGATggtgtccagcatgtttggtgtgaacctgatcaggactaccacagccctgacagtgaagcatggaggtgggagtgagatgatatggggctgcatgagtgtaAAAGGTGTTggagagatgacatttatagatgaatgCCTGTGGATAAACCAACAGACCTGCTGACAACACTTTCAATTTGCAGAAGCTTGAAGAAggggaatattccagcatgagaaCCATCCAGagaacaaaatcacacaagagtttttACAATGGAACAACGTGGAAACCAGGTTTTTTTGCAAAATcctcaactcttctgggaatgCTTTCCACAAGGTTTAGGTGTGTGTTTATGGGTATTCTTGACCATTTGTGAGGTcaacactgatgttggacctgAAGGCCAGGCTCTCAGTCTCTGATTCATGCCAGAGGttcaggtcaggactctgtggagACCAGTCAAGTTCCTCCACACCAAATTGactcatccatgtctttattgACCTGCTTTGTTTACTGGTGTCAGTCATGTTGGGACAGGAAGAAGCCATccccaaactgttcccacaaagttgggagcatgaaattgtccaaaatgtctgaattactaagagttcctttcactggaactaagcaGTCaactcctgaaaaacaagcctcCACCATAATCCCAACTAAagcaaactttacacttggcacaattgCAATCAGGAAGTTCGTCTGGCAACTatcaaacccagactggtccatcagattgccagatatAGAAGCTGATTGGTTAGTCCAGAGCAcatgtctccactgctctagagtccagtggcagctgctttacaccactgcatctgacGCTTTGCATTAACTTGGTGATGTaaggcttggatgcagctgctcggccatggaaacccatccATGAAGCTCTGTACgatgttctggagctaatctgaagttTGGAGGTCTGTAGCTATTGACTCTGAAGAAAACTGTTGTACCTCAGCATCCAAAGACCTCGCTTCGTGATTTTACGTGGCCAACCACTCCATGGGTGAGTTGTTGTTGTCCCCAGATTATAATACAACTACCAGTTGACTGTGGAACTTTCATGAATGGACTGAATGCACAACCTGGCAACTTATCGCGGTACCATGCTTGAATTCACTGAGCTCTTGAGAGTGACCTATTCATTCACAAATGTTGGTCGAAGCAGTCTTCATGCCGTGGTGGGAGGGGGTCCCAATGCTTCTGGCAATATAGCATCGCTTGAAACTccaaaatatcctaaaaatttTCGGTTTGACttgaatttgtcaaaaattactcaaatgtAGTCCAAAATGCCCCAGAATTGTTCATAATGACTCAAACTGTGTTTGATATTCATTAGTTAGAGCAACACGACCCTTTCAGAGCAGAATGACTTTTATTAAATTGAGCTCCTACTGTATGATCTATATTTTTAGTATGACTGAATCTAAActcctgaaattttgcaaataCTCCAAATGCTGTAAGGTGatacagttttgaatcatttgacagcGATACTGCAAACTAACTTACTCATTTATGTTTCATACTCtactgaaatatttttctagAGGCATAAAAACAAAGTCATAGATGTGCATCATGAGAAAAGTATTTGTGTACTTACCAACAACTAGCTGAACGTTGGTCTGCTTTTCCAGTGTTGGAATATAACAACTGTATGTTCCTTTATCAGAGAGTTTCACTCTGTTGAGTCTCAGTGAAATGTTTCCGTGTTGCAGCTCCTCAGTAAACAGCGTTGTTCTTCcctgaaatgttttgtgttttttacccTCAAGTTCCAGACCAGAGCGCCACACATAAACAAATCTGGGTATCAGATCAGGTCTCGACCACTCTAACGTCATTTCTGTCACATCCTCAGCAGGTTCCAGATGACATGGTAAAATGATGTCATCACCGAGTGTCGCTACGATTGGCTGAGATGCACCAATCAGTTGACCTGTAAAACCAAACATTTCTTTTAGTGTTTCTAAATGAGCAACGTAAGTGTCTTGAGATACTGCATTATTGATACTGTTTGTCTCATACAGTTGTAAACAATAGTTTACATTCACATGTCAAGACCATGTATATGATGTGTAcagtgactcctataactctgaaATTTCGAAGATGAAATCACTGAAACTCATGCATCTTTagcacaaaaaatacaacaatcaTGCATTGTGgctctttcatagatttatcgTAATtcctctggaaatatgacaaaatctgctctgtcaaaaatatacacacagtaacTTGAACTATCAGTTTTAGTGATGTAGAAAGATGTGTTCATCAAACTTTCTTCATGGCATGACCTCTTAACTTCCCATGAATGAGtatgattgactacagctgctgattcCTCTGCGCCAATTTAAATAGAACCATTAGATCAACTCAATGAA comes from Amphiprion ocellaris isolate individual 3 ecotype Okinawa chromosome 23, ASM2253959v1, whole genome shotgun sequence and encodes:
- the LOC111564317 gene encoding butyrophilin-like protein 1 isoform X2, with product MMLAEPFLTSHLRTLSVLVVHLLLTDICRGQLIGASQPIVATLGDDIILPCHLEPAEDVTEMTLEWSRPDLIPRFVYVWRSGLELEGKKHKTFQGRTTLFTEELQHGNISLRLNRVKLSDKGTYSCYIPTLEKQTNVQLVVGAASPPVISLAGINGHTGGVVLQCESAGWYPEPEVLWLDAEGNLLSAGPTETVRGPDDLYTVSSRVTVEKKHGNKFTCRVQQNNINQTRDTWIHVPDDFFIIPYSSAVPIIVGLSVSLVVCIMLILASGFFLWRKNRTKTKRTLDKTEKEEKNCCETEAEMLMSHEVVEMQDLGEKDPINQHMVHDGIQMDQEAVEEEMTYDEDQMRKEAVEEEKTPTEENNQLTGNQAAGSQTIWDLLSAVNPFKGNQAEQQKKEEAEDEVASLKKKLKDAQEEANRRWKEVNDIQRESRTKLLEKDAEISKLRRQLDKKIWEEKQKNGKDLKELDGSKSEDVDHQIESRQQSSRSSDHHSDLRDIILDEVHHQGKYLRLKNTSTEEKLLGGCKLELHINNRELCTYTFDQSFKVKAGGEITLWCADYGHHDPAISNLVWKDLKPLKRGDLLQFILFNQTGEFKGVNFHTEQISSATGKEDDRLHPEQ
- the LOC111564317 gene encoding uncharacterized protein LOC111564317 isoform X1 — protein: MMLAEPFLTSHLRTLSVLVVHLLLTDICRGQLIGASQPIVATLGDDIILPCHLEPAEDVTEMTLEWSRPDLIPRFVYVWRSGLELEGKKHKTFQGRTTLFTEELQHGNISLRLNRVKLSDKGTYSCYIPTLEKQTNVQLVVGAASPPVISLAGINGHTGGVVLQCESAGWYPEPEVLWLDAEGNLLSAGPTETVRGPDDLYTVSSRVTVEKKHGNKFTCRVQQNNINQTRDTWIHVPDDFFIIPYSSAVPIIVGLSVSLVVCIMLILASGFFLWRKNRTKTKRTLDKTEKEEKNCCETEAEMLMSHEVVEMQDLGEKDPINQHMVHDGIQMDQEAVEEEMTYDEDQMRKEAVEEEKTPTEENNQLTGNQAAGSQTIWDLLSAVNPFKGNQAEQQKKEEAEDEVASLKKKLDDLSAEVEIKNKQLKDAQEEANRRWKEVNDIQRESRTKLLEKDAEISKLRRQLDKKIWEEKQKNGKDLKELDGSKSEDVDHQIESRQQSSRSSDHHSDLRDIILDEVHHQGKYLRLKNTSTEEKLLGGCKLELHINNRELCTYTFDQSFKVKAGGEITLWCADYGHHDPAISNLVWKDLKPLKRGDLLQFILFNQTGEFKGVNFHTEQISSATGKEDDRLHPEQ
- the LOC111564317 gene encoding uncharacterized protein LOC111564317 isoform X3; amino-acid sequence: MMLAEPFLTSHLRTLSVLVVHLLLTDICRGQLIGASQPIVATLGDDIILPCHLEPAEDVTEMTLEWSRPDLIPRFVYVWRSGLELEGKKHKTFQGRTTLFTEELQHGNISLRLNRVKLSDKGTYSCYIPTLEKQTNVQLVVGAASPPVISLAGINGHTGGVVLQCESAGWYPEPEVLWLDAEGNLLSAGPTETVRGPDDLYTVSSRVTVEKKHGNKFTCRVQQNNINQTRDTWIHVPDDFFIIPYSSAVPIIVGLSVSLVVCIMLILASGFFLWRKNRTKTKRTLDKTEKEEKNCCETEAEMLMSHEVVEMQDLGEKDPINQHMVHDGIQMDQEAVEEELTGNQAAGSQTIWDLLSAVNPFKGNQAEQQKKEEAEDEVASLKKKLDDLSAEVEIKNKQLKDAQEEANRRWKEVNDIQRESRTKLLEKDAEISKLRRQLDKKIWEEKQKNGKDLKELDGSKSEDVDHQIESRQQSSRSSDHHSDLRDIILDEVHHQGKYLRLKNTSTEEKLLGGCKLELHINNRELCTYTFDQSFKVKAGGEITLWCADYGHHDPAISNLVWKDLKPLKRGDLLQFILFNQTGEFKGVNFHTEQISSATGKEDDRLHPEQ